From a region of the Fervidobacterium sp. genome:
- a CDS encoding flagellin — translation MIVDAAILKVGMVRSRLGAVQNRLEHTIANLGVAAENLTAAESRIRDADMAKEMMAFTKQQILMQSGMAMLAQANGLPQNVLQLLRG, via the coding sequence ATGATTGTTGATGCCGCAATTTTGAAGGTTGGTATGGTGAGGTCAAGGTTGGGTGCGGTACAGAATCGTCTTGAGCATACAATAGCAAACCTTGGTGTAGCAGCAGAAAATTTAACAGCTGCAGAAAGCCGTATAAGAGATGCGGATATGGCGAAAGAGATGATGGCCTTCACAAAGCAACAGATTTTGATGCAGTCAGGTATGGCTATGCTTGCACAAGCAAATGGTCTACCACAAAATGTACTCCAGTTGCTAAGAGGATAA
- the sdaAB gene encoding L-serine ammonia-lyase, iron-sulfur-dependent subunit beta, producing the protein MGLLEVAGPVMIGPSSSHTLGALKIARFVYKLMGTPERVVFVLHGSFAFTYRGHGTDRALLAGVLGLKPDDNNVKNAYDIANAHNIDYSFEMADLGDVHPNTVLIKAWKGSVYNEVEGSSIGGGAIRITKINGVECSLTGDYPTLVIVNKDKPGALKDILDCIKTNIANVYLRRVNALQGIALSIIELDENIEDPILMCLEKLSCVVELYNVKLEEGELL; encoded by the coding sequence ATGGGATTGCTTGAAGTTGCAGGTCCAGTCATGATAGGTCCATCGAGCTCGCATACTCTTGGTGCGTTGAAAATTGCAAGGTTTGTCTACAAGCTTATGGGGACACCAGAACGTGTGGTTTTTGTGTTACATGGTTCTTTCGCGTTTACATACCGTGGACACGGTACTGATCGGGCGTTACTTGCAGGCGTGTTGGGATTAAAACCTGACGATAATAATGTGAAGAATGCTTACGATATTGCGAACGCTCATAATATAGACTATTCTTTTGAGATGGCAGATCTTGGTGATGTGCATCCGAACACGGTGCTTATTAAGGCTTGGAAAGGAAGTGTTTACAACGAAGTAGAAGGTTCATCGATTGGTGGTGGTGCGATTCGTATAACGAAGATCAACGGTGTTGAATGTTCTTTGACGGGCGACTATCCTACTTTGGTGATTGTTAATAAAGATAAGCCAGGGGCTTTGAAGGATATTTTGGATTGTATAAAGACAAATATAGCTAATGTTTATTTACGACGAGTTAATGCGTTGCAAGGTATAGCGTTGAGTATAATTGAACTTGATGAAAATATTGAAGATCCCATTTTAATGTGCCTTGAGAAACTTAGTTGTGTTGTTGAACTTTACAATGTAAAACTTGAAGAAGGTGAGCTTTTGTGA
- a CDS encoding DUF3298 and DUF4163 domain-containing protein, with protein MPNNNNPQKRFYILAIILLIAIFAYMYTIKSQKIELIQSSTKNNTIQITISMPKLKNLDNIRFQEELNTIIESRIKQFIKQVKEIADQNKKEGIPTQPYEANISTNIHYQDENLACFIIYYYQYTGGAHGITTFETYNIDLKSSKLLNLNNIIEKEAEKIIKQQIVNQIKLNQQNFFPEATDYILKDNLFTRSFIIEPKYITFIYPYYEIAPYSSGMPMFFIPWQNISQYIKHSEIKKIAK; from the coding sequence ATGCCAAACAACAACAATCCACAAAAAAGATTTTATATACTTGCCATAATACTTCTCATAGCAATTTTTGCTTACATGTACACTATCAAATCACAAAAAATAGAATTAATACAAAGCTCAACAAAAAATAATACAATCCAAATAACCATCTCAATGCCGAAATTGAAAAATTTGGATAATATCAGATTTCAAGAAGAACTCAACACAATCATTGAAAGCAGAATTAAACAATTCATCAAGCAAGTAAAAGAAATTGCCGATCAAAACAAAAAAGAAGGTATCCCCACTCAACCTTATGAAGCAAATATCAGTACAAACATCCATTACCAAGACGAAAATTTAGCTTGCTTTATAATCTATTATTATCAATATACAGGTGGAGCCCATGGAATAACAACATTTGAAACCTACAACATCGATTTAAAAAGCTCAAAATTACTGAATCTAAACAATATTATCGAAAAAGAGGCAGAGAAAATAATCAAACAGCAAATCGTAAACCAAATAAAATTAAACCAACAGAACTTTTTCCCCGAAGCAACAGATTATATACTAAAAGACAACCTATTCACTCGAAGCTTTATCATCGAACCAAAATACATAACCTTCATATACCCATATTATGAAATAGCTCCATACTCATCAGGAATGCCAATGTTTTTCATACCATGGCAAAACATATCACAATACATAAAACACAGCGAGATCAAGAAGATAGCGAAATAA
- a CDS encoding ABC transporter substrate-binding protein — MKKFTVFILLLLTLGIFAEIKIGVLLPLTGGISAFGEWTKKGIELAFGQKGTVLGEKIKLVYADTRSEKTEAANAMARLIDKEKVVAVIGEIASSNSIAAAEIAEAKKVPQVAVTSTNPLVTQGKKFVSRVCFIDPLQGTALAEFAAKNLKAKKVTIFLDIEQDYSVGLTNYFTERFEKKYNGKILKVQYKSGDQEFSAQISQALSFGSDVIMFTGYYNEIALAAQQARAMGYKGYFIAGDGADAPELIKIGGQAVEGLYFTTHYVPEAANTKLAKDFVESFKKKYNTLPAMNAALGYDAYMLIINAIERANSKDPVKINAAIRATKGFQGVSGTIDIDENGNAIKDVIIVQVKNAKFTYVTKIEPKDLK, encoded by the coding sequence GTGAAGAAGTTTACAGTATTTATTTTGCTTCTACTTACCCTCGGTATCTTCGCAGAGATTAAGATCGGTGTGCTTTTGCCACTCACTGGTGGTATTTCGGCTTTTGGAGAATGGACAAAAAAAGGTATTGAACTTGCCTTCGGTCAAAAAGGTACAGTTTTAGGTGAAAAAATTAAACTTGTTTACGCAGATACGAGAAGCGAGAAAACCGAAGCGGCAAATGCGATGGCAAGATTGATTGACAAAGAAAAAGTTGTTGCAGTAATTGGAGAAATTGCAAGTAGTAATTCAATAGCGGCAGCTGAAATCGCCGAAGCGAAAAAAGTTCCTCAAGTGGCAGTAACTTCAACAAATCCGCTTGTAACTCAGGGCAAGAAATTTGTCTCAAGAGTCTGTTTTATCGATCCACTTCAAGGTACAGCACTTGCTGAATTTGCAGCAAAAAATCTTAAAGCAAAGAAAGTAACAATATTCCTTGACATTGAACAAGATTACAGCGTGGGATTAACAAATTACTTCACGGAGAGGTTTGAGAAAAAGTACAATGGTAAAATACTGAAAGTGCAGTATAAATCAGGTGACCAAGAGTTCAGTGCCCAGATATCACAAGCATTATCGTTCGGTAGTGACGTAATAATGTTCACAGGATACTATAACGAAATTGCTCTTGCAGCTCAACAAGCAAGAGCCATGGGTTATAAAGGTTATTTTATCGCTGGTGATGGTGCTGATGCGCCTGAGTTAATAAAGATAGGTGGTCAAGCTGTTGAGGGATTGTATTTCACAACACATTACGTTCCTGAAGCAGCGAACACGAAATTAGCAAAAGATTTTGTTGAATCATTCAAAAAGAAATACAACACGTTACCTGCGATGAATGCTGCTCTTGGTTACGATGCGTATATGCTTATAATTAATGCAATTGAACGTGCGAATTCAAAGGATCCCGTTAAGATAAACGCTGCAATTAGAGCGACAAAAGGTTTTCAAGGAGTCAGTGGTACGATAGATATTGATGAAAATGGCAATGCTATTAAAGACGTAATAATCGTTCAGGTAAAGAACGCAAAATTTACCTATGTAACAAAGATAGAACCTAAGGACTTAAAATAG
- a CDS encoding glycosyltransferase family 2 protein, which yields MKNNKPFLSVAMIVKDEENNLPRCLESLKDFVDEIVIVDTGSVDRTVEIAKKYTDKVYFYLWNNDFSAARNYSLQFPTGEWVFIVDADEEATPEMKEGLRNYLEGLPSDVNTVYLPTISYLDWNFEMKEVASSARVFRNGTVKFENIVHNQAIYKPKVSYAPFSLIHYGYIWTRKLKQKKYARTANLIREHLKQAENIGEKIYYLVQLYKTETVSPHFWSHVRVGWEVANLLTKTQNIPTIALEFMYIFGMELISNQIKEGEKLLDACLRLSPEYPDPYCGFAIKYFNDRNYEKAFEFAKDYFKVLDAVMAEKEKFTWTINSLKERDKLAGIMVTTALEMDEKEYVDKYLDEFFAIKDLNLKATFFGAIISVFSKKTKEFFAKYNYVFEKVLEEALSNRIIFPMGELLMNLLKNTVELSERAVLLLKGFPVANKLEFWLREKIAKPDNDFIYSYFLSDTPEDKFLDEHGIPGLIFLYYLKKDYYEPEKIIKWLHDLTKKTENALFKGLIEALIGDTYLRLKNVKNALNYYKKAATNNPLISKFIKPIIEDLKTSLLDLDIEGVADDLWKYYVSNNDFIISLNSYPKSELENVYLLSNHDFARYVSAINSSDNDKKIDLLMQVSRPNLFKNYYYHLAKAFEKKDLETAYVYHIKAIEENEVLADIKEKNYRYTELYPAHLPSYYRADDLKVWVGNLSERFSCRGIIQPVRTWKISKEGFYYSIPLPTEDAISIFLKREFDALGKNNMLVSGEFLQSMVSKLEFDDVRLIYDVDKANFDLSVFSRLGIKISEKSQNFVILSGFERSYDVGNLLSNAKSALIFTALPNVENRDDDVWYYPGFTILRDYKQISNLMNKLRFKIIYKEIQNNFVGILVEKVEKTK from the coding sequence ATGAAAAACAACAAACCTTTTTTATCTGTCGCGATGATAGTCAAGGACGAAGAGAATAACTTGCCAAGGTGTTTGGAGAGTCTAAAAGACTTTGTCGACGAGATTGTTATAGTAGACACAGGTTCAGTAGATAGAACCGTGGAAATAGCAAAAAAATACACCGATAAGGTATATTTTTACCTATGGAACAACGATTTCTCAGCAGCGAGAAATTATTCTTTACAGTTTCCAACTGGTGAGTGGGTATTTATTGTGGATGCCGATGAAGAAGCTACTCCAGAAATGAAGGAAGGATTAAGAAATTATCTTGAAGGTTTACCAAGTGACGTGAATACGGTCTATTTACCAACTATCAGCTATCTTGATTGGAATTTTGAAATGAAAGAAGTTGCTTCTTCAGCACGTGTATTTAGGAACGGTACTGTTAAGTTTGAAAATATCGTACACAACCAAGCGATTTATAAACCGAAAGTTTCTTATGCCCCGTTTTCGTTGATACACTATGGATACATCTGGACAAGAAAATTGAAACAAAAAAAATACGCAAGAACTGCGAACTTGATAAGAGAACATTTGAAGCAAGCTGAAAATATCGGTGAGAAGATTTATTACCTCGTACAGTTGTACAAGACTGAAACTGTTAGTCCACATTTTTGGTCACATGTTAGGGTGGGGTGGGAAGTTGCTAATTTGCTTACAAAAACTCAAAACATACCTACAATTGCTCTTGAATTTATGTATATATTCGGTATGGAATTAATCTCCAATCAAATTAAAGAAGGCGAAAAGTTGCTTGATGCATGTTTAAGACTCTCACCAGAGTATCCTGATCCATACTGTGGGTTTGCAATAAAATATTTCAACGATAGAAATTATGAAAAGGCTTTTGAGTTCGCAAAAGATTATTTTAAAGTTCTCGATGCTGTTATGGCTGAAAAGGAGAAATTCACTTGGACAATTAATAGTTTGAAAGAGAGAGATAAGTTAGCTGGAATTATGGTTACCACCGCTCTTGAGATGGATGAAAAGGAATATGTTGACAAGTATCTCGACGAGTTTTTTGCGATAAAAGACCTGAATCTTAAGGCTACCTTTTTCGGCGCTATCATAAGTGTTTTTTCCAAAAAAACAAAAGAATTTTTTGCAAAGTATAACTATGTGTTTGAAAAGGTGCTGGAGGAAGCATTAAGTAACAGAATTATCTTCCCTATGGGTGAGCTACTTATGAATTTGCTTAAAAATACAGTTGAGCTTTCTGAAAGAGCGGTTTTGCTTTTGAAAGGTTTCCCAGTGGCCAATAAATTAGAATTTTGGCTGAGAGAAAAGATTGCGAAACCTGATAATGACTTTATTTACTCGTATTTTTTAAGCGATACGCCAGAAGATAAGTTTCTTGACGAGCATGGTATTCCAGGGCTTATTTTCTTGTATTATCTGAAGAAAGATTACTACGAACCAGAAAAAATTATTAAGTGGTTACATGATCTCACTAAGAAGACGGAAAATGCTTTATTTAAAGGCCTTATAGAAGCATTGATAGGTGATACTTACCTGAGACTGAAAAATGTAAAAAACGCTTTGAATTACTACAAAAAAGCTGCAACGAACAATCCGCTTATATCAAAGTTTATTAAACCTATCATCGAAGATTTAAAAACAAGTCTTTTGGATCTGGATATTGAAGGTGTGGCGGATGATTTGTGGAAGTATTACGTATCAAACAATGATTTCATAATCTCACTTAACAGTTATCCGAAAAGCGAACTTGAGAATGTTTATTTGCTTTCGAATCATGATTTTGCAAGGTATGTATCAGCGATAAATAGTAGTGATAACGATAAGAAGATAGATTTGTTGATGCAGGTAAGCAGACCAAATTTGTTTAAGAATTATTATTATCACCTTGCTAAGGCATTTGAGAAAAAAGATCTTGAGACTGCTTACGTTTATCACATAAAGGCAATAGAAGAAAATGAGGTTTTAGCGGATATTAAGGAGAAAAACTACAGGTATACCGAGTTGTATCCCGCGCACTTGCCAAGTTATTACAGAGCCGATGATTTAAAGGTATGGGTTGGGAATCTTTCGGAAAGGTTTTCGTGTAGAGGTATCATACAGCCAGTAAGAACATGGAAAATTTCAAAAGAAGGTTTTTATTACTCAATTCCTCTACCAACAGAGGATGCCATAAGTATTTTCTTGAAGCGCGAATTCGATGCTTTAGGAAAAAATAATATGCTTGTTAGTGGTGAGTTTCTGCAGTCAATGGTTTCAAAGTTAGAATTTGATGATGTTCGATTAATCTACGATGTTGATAAAGCGAATTTTGATCTTAGTGTGTTTTCAAGGTTAGGTATTAAGATAAGTGAAAAAAGTCAGAATTTTGTTATTCTGTCGGGATTTGAGCGAAGTTATGACGTAGGTAATTTGCTCTCTAACGCAAAATCCGCCTTAATATTTACTGCTTTACCAAATGTTGAAAACCGAGATGATGATGTGTGGTATTACCCAGGTTTCACCATATTGAGAGATTATAAACAAATCAGTAATTTAATGAATAAATTGAGGTTTAAGATTATATACAAAGAAATACAAAATAATTTCGTAGGAATCTTAGTGGAAAAGGTAGAAAAAACTAAATGA
- a CDS encoding branched-chain amino acid ABC transporter permease, with the protein MRSNTKRDITLTTLFIILVIIFLWIAYIKFDTYQKQILSLMAIYGIMAVSLNLVNGITGVFSLGHAGFILLGAYTSALLTIPPDQKATIFIIQPPSPFIANLHTDFFTATIIGGLVAALGAFIIGFPVLRLSGDYLAIASLGFSEVLRILALNLQSITNGSLGLKGLPNYTNIWWSWGWLFVTVLFIVSLVKSSYGRALLAIRDNAIAAEAMGINVFKHTLLSFVISAFFAGVSGALYAHWLTTIDPRITTFGPILTYYVLIMVVLGGLGSISGSIIGAITFAFLMEWLRMFEQPFTLFGKQFPAIQGMRMLVLSVLFVITMIVWKRGIFGRAELTWDGIIKFLKRLPLRGGKE; encoded by the coding sequence ATGAGAAGCAACACAAAAAGAGACATAACCCTTACAACTCTATTTATAATACTTGTCATTATCTTCCTTTGGATAGCCTATATTAAATTCGATACCTACCAAAAACAAATTCTTTCGTTAATGGCGATATACGGTATCATGGCAGTTAGTTTGAATCTTGTTAATGGTATAACCGGAGTATTTTCACTTGGTCACGCTGGATTTATTCTACTTGGCGCCTATACTTCTGCACTTTTAACTATACCTCCTGATCAAAAAGCAACGATATTTATAATACAACCACCAAGTCCATTCATCGCAAATTTACATACAGACTTTTTCACTGCCACTATCATCGGTGGACTTGTTGCTGCACTGGGCGCATTCATAATTGGATTTCCCGTTTTAAGACTTTCCGGTGATTACCTTGCAATAGCTTCTCTTGGGTTTTCGGAAGTGTTGAGAATACTTGCATTAAATTTGCAGTCGATAACAAATGGTTCTCTTGGACTAAAAGGCTTACCAAATTACACAAATATTTGGTGGAGTTGGGGTTGGTTATTTGTAACTGTCCTGTTCATAGTTAGCCTCGTAAAGAGCTCTTACGGAAGAGCCTTACTTGCAATACGAGATAACGCCATTGCAGCTGAGGCTATGGGAATAAACGTATTCAAACACACACTTTTGTCATTTGTTATCAGTGCATTTTTCGCTGGTGTAAGTGGTGCATTGTACGCACATTGGTTAACAACAATAGATCCTCGAATCACGACATTTGGTCCAATATTAACCTATTATGTACTGATCATGGTCGTTCTGGGTGGATTGGGCAGCATAAGCGGCTCCATTATCGGTGCTATAACTTTTGCATTTCTTATGGAATGGCTTAGAATGTTTGAACAACCGTTCACATTGTTTGGTAAACAATTTCCGGCTATTCAAGGTATGAGAATGTTGGTATTATCTGTTTTGTTCGTTATCACTATGATCGTTTGGAAAAGAGGTATATTCGGTAGAGCGGAATTGACATGGGATGGTATTATTAAATTTCTAAAAAGGCTACCTCTGAGAGGTGGTAAAGAATGA
- a CDS encoding branched-chain amino acid ABC transporter permease, which translates to MSLNPVILIQNLLNGLMVGGLYALIAVGYTMVYGILRLINFAFGDVMVMGIYFAFYGATLIRFNFPFAVIFSLLATAVLGLLIDKLAYKPLRNAPRISALITAIGVSFFIESFAVVFFGPNYKAFLEALENKTIAFESFIVGGVYLPKIIFIILSITAIALLVLFLIVYKTKIGMAMRAISADIPTTSLMGINVDNVIGFTFAISSALAALAGVMWALRYPSFYPYTGFVPGLKAFIAAVFGGIGSIGGAVLGGILLGVIEMMIITLFPTLMQYKDAFAFIILIFILLVRPAGLLGKRAIEKV; encoded by the coding sequence TTGAGCCTTAATCCAGTGATTTTGATCCAGAATTTACTCAATGGTCTTATGGTGGGCGGTTTGTATGCGCTTATAGCTGTGGGATACACAATGGTTTATGGTATTTTGAGACTTATAAATTTTGCATTTGGTGATGTTATGGTTATGGGCATATACTTTGCTTTCTATGGTGCTACGCTAATAAGATTTAACTTCCCATTTGCGGTGATTTTTTCTTTATTAGCAACGGCTGTTTTGGGTTTACTCATTGATAAACTGGCATACAAACCTTTGAGAAACGCTCCAAGAATTTCTGCCCTGATTACGGCAATAGGCGTTTCGTTTTTCATCGAAAGCTTTGCAGTTGTGTTTTTTGGACCAAATTACAAAGCATTTTTGGAAGCTCTTGAAAATAAGACTATAGCTTTTGAATCGTTTATTGTCGGTGGTGTATACCTCCCAAAAATCATATTCATAATCCTTAGTATTACCGCAATAGCTTTGTTGGTTTTATTTTTGATAGTTTACAAAACAAAAATAGGTATGGCAATGCGTGCAATATCTGCCGATATACCGACAACATCTTTGATGGGTATAAACGTGGATAACGTCATTGGTTTTACCTTTGCAATTAGTTCAGCCTTAGCAGCCCTTGCAGGTGTTATGTGGGCACTTAGATATCCAAGCTTTTATCCATACACTGGTTTTGTTCCAGGTTTAAAGGCATTCATAGCCGCTGTTTTTGGAGGCATAGGCTCAATCGGTGGAGCTGTACTTGGTGGTATATTGCTTGGTGTAATCGAAATGATGATAATTACGCTTTTTCCAACGCTTATGCAATACAAAGATGCATTCGCATTTATAATACTCATCTTCATATTGCTTGTTAGGCCTGCAGGATTACTTGGAAAACGTGCCATAGAGAAAGTTTGA
- a CDS encoding ABC transporter ATP-binding protein, translating to MPVLEVEGLHVFYGSIHAIKGISFKVDQGKVITLIGANGAGKTTTLSTIAGLVKAKRGRIIFQGKEIQNLAPHNINRLGISLVPEGRRIFPNLTVMENLMMGAYNRKDKDGIKQDLEWVFSLFPRLAERKNQLGGTLSGGEQQMLAISRALMNKPKLLMMDEPSLGLAPILVEEVFEIIKKLNSEGITILLVEQNAVGALNISHYGYVLEVGNITLEGESKELLKNEQVKKAYLGL from the coding sequence ATGCCGGTGCTTGAAGTTGAAGGGCTACATGTATTCTACGGCTCCATACACGCTATCAAAGGCATATCTTTCAAAGTAGACCAGGGAAAAGTAATAACACTTATAGGTGCAAATGGTGCGGGGAAAACAACCACACTTTCCACAATTGCAGGACTAGTAAAAGCAAAAAGAGGTAGAATCATATTTCAAGGTAAAGAAATCCAAAACCTTGCACCTCATAACATAAATAGACTTGGAATCTCACTCGTTCCAGAGGGAAGACGTATATTCCCGAATCTAACCGTAATGGAAAACTTGATGATGGGTGCTTACAATAGAAAAGATAAAGACGGAATTAAACAGGATCTTGAATGGGTTTTTTCACTTTTTCCAAGACTTGCGGAAAGAAAAAATCAACTTGGTGGTACACTCTCTGGTGGAGAGCAACAAATGCTTGCCATTTCTCGAGCGTTAATGAATAAACCAAAATTGCTTATGATGGATGAACCATCACTTGGACTTGCACCGATTCTTGTTGAAGAAGTCTTTGAAATAATCAAAAAACTCAATTCCGAAGGCATAACAATATTGTTAGTTGAACAAAACGCAGTTGGTGCGCTTAACATATCGCACTATGGTTACGTATTAGAGGTTGGTAACATAACATTAGAAGGTGAATCAAAAGAATTACTCAAAAACGAACAAGTTAAGAAAGCGTACCTCGGATTATAA
- a CDS encoding ABC transporter ATP-binding protein: protein MNNQERKTILKMEHVTMQFGGLVAVDDFDNVAYEGEILGIIGPNGAGKTTAFNVITGIYYPTKGRIIFDDIDITPYKPHQITHLGIARTFQNIRLFGSLSVLDNVLVAQHHLLSTKDADDILLRHGKAKKIHGRLWFWRAVLKISYLNKEKEMRFKAMELLRKVGLEHLAYELASSLPYGQQRKLEIARALATEPKLLLLDEPAAGMNPKESEELMEFIRYIRDEFKLTVILIEHDMKVVMGVCERIIVMDSGKIIAEGTPQEISRNPRVIEAYLGKEWEHAGA from the coding sequence ATGAACAACCAAGAAAGAAAAACGATTTTAAAAATGGAACATGTTACCATGCAGTTCGGAGGTCTTGTTGCTGTAGATGACTTCGATAACGTCGCATACGAAGGCGAAATACTTGGAATTATAGGTCCAAACGGGGCTGGTAAGACCACCGCTTTCAACGTTATCACAGGTATATATTACCCCACAAAAGGGAGAATCATATTCGATGATATAGATATAACTCCGTATAAACCACATCAAATAACTCATCTTGGTATAGCAAGAACATTCCAAAACATAAGACTATTTGGTAGCTTGTCGGTACTTGACAACGTACTTGTCGCACAACATCACTTATTATCAACTAAGGATGCAGATGATATACTTTTAAGACATGGTAAGGCAAAGAAAATACACGGAAGACTATGGTTTTGGAGAGCTGTACTCAAAATAAGCTATTTGAACAAGGAAAAAGAAATGAGATTCAAGGCTATGGAATTACTCAGAAAAGTTGGATTAGAACATTTGGCATACGAATTGGCATCGTCATTACCGTATGGTCAACAAAGAAAACTCGAAATAGCAAGGGCACTTGCCACAGAACCGAAACTACTTTTGCTAGACGAACCTGCGGCTGGTATGAATCCGAAAGAATCAGAGGAACTCATGGAATTTATCCGATACATAAGAGATGAGTTCAAACTAACGGTAATACTAATTGAGCACGACATGAAAGTTGTCATGGGAGTGTGTGAAAGAATAATAGTAATGGATTCTGGGAAAATAATCGCTGAAGGAACACCACAAGAAATAAGCCGAAATCCAAGAGTTATAGAAGCTTACCTTGGTAAGGAGTGGGAACATGCCGGTGCTTGA
- the sdaAA gene encoding L-serine ammonia-lyase, iron-sulfur-dependent, subunit alpha, protein MRFSELLKVWEGTKLEFSEIILAQEMIETGRDPEIVRMNLKRLMLVMLEEAEKNFGKKFSTLTGLTGENGYKFANYRPFMIGEFNHVATVAALSMSESNASMGRIVACPTAGSCGVVPGALYALKKLTNASEDKLLRSFIVGSGIGNIVAKKATLSGAAAGCQAEIGTATAMASAMLTYYFSEDPRYVGHAAALAFKSLMGLVCDPIGGFVEVPCVKRNGSAVNVAIVCSEMALAGIESVIPFDEVVEAMYNVGKALPESLRETGLGGIAATKTAESIVENIKKSWKC, encoded by the coding sequence GTGAGATTTTCAGAACTTCTAAAAGTGTGGGAAGGTACAAAGCTTGAGTTTAGCGAGATAATTTTGGCACAGGAAATGATAGAGACAGGCAGAGATCCTGAAATTGTTAGAATGAATTTGAAAAGATTAATGTTAGTTATGCTTGAGGAAGCTGAAAAGAATTTCGGAAAGAAGTTTTCGACTTTAACAGGATTAACGGGTGAGAATGGTTATAAGTTTGCAAATTACAGACCTTTTATGATAGGTGAATTTAACCATGTGGCAACAGTTGCAGCTTTATCAATGAGTGAATCAAATGCCTCAATGGGTCGTATTGTGGCTTGTCCTACAGCTGGTTCGTGTGGTGTCGTACCTGGAGCTCTTTACGCTTTGAAAAAGCTCACAAACGCTTCAGAAGATAAATTACTGAGGTCCTTTATTGTTGGTTCTGGAATTGGAAATATTGTTGCCAAGAAGGCAACTTTGTCAGGTGCAGCCGCCGGGTGTCAAGCTGAGATTGGTACTGCTACAGCCATGGCGTCAGCTATGTTGACTTATTACTTTTCTGAAGATCCAAGATATGTTGGACATGCTGCTGCTTTGGCTTTTAAATCTTTGATGGGACTCGTATGCGACCCTATTGGCGGGTTTGTTGAGGTACCTTGTGTCAAACGTAACGGTTCAGCAGTTAATGTAGCAATTGTTTGTAGTGAAATGGCGTTAGCTGGTATAGAGAGTGTTATACCGTTCGATGAGGTTGTTGAGGCAATGTACAATGTTGGGAAAGCTTTGCCAGAAAGTTTAAGAGAGACAGGTTTAGGTGGAATTGCAGCAACTAAAACTGCTGAGTCTATAGTGGAAAATATCAAGAAAAGCTGGAAATGTTAA